DNA from Drosophila gunungcola strain Sukarami chromosome 3L unlocalized genomic scaffold, Dgunungcola_SK_2 000002F, whole genome shotgun sequence:
TGGCAGGGCACCAGTGCTACCAATACCGGCGATGGCAGCTCCCGATTTCATCCCGTATTTGGGCGACAGCTGGGCATTCGGTGTGCCACCGCCATTAGCCACCGATGGCTGCTGCTGGAGGATCGAGCTGCTGGCATAATCCGGAGCCGGCGGCTGCTGCTCCCACAGTTTCTTTAAGCTATTAATACTACCTGTGCTTCGTCGCTTGCCGAGATCGCCCTCGCCGGCTGCTCCCGTGTCCGCCTCCACATTCGAGTTGGTAACGtcgatttttatttcagtCTTTTGCATGGCCTGGGTGAACTTCCTACTACTGTCCTCCTTCCGGTTCAGAGTGCCCGTGTTGGCGTTGTTGGTTACGAGTTGGGGGGCTGCTGGTGCCGGTGCTGGAGTCGACGGCTCCTTCTCCTTGTCCACCCGACGCAGGTGTGCCTTAAAGTCGATAATGCTACTGGCCGGTTCCGCCTTGGCCATTGGCGGGCTCATCTTCTTGGGTTCGACTTTCTTGAGCTGAGCCTTGAATCCAGAACCGGATCCAGaaccggatccggatccggagcCGTTGCCATTGGtcagcttctgctgctgctgctgcggcggcgcCTGTTGCGGCTGCTTGGGCAGATTCATGCTCTCGGCCAGCTCGGTGACCAGCAGAGAGACGGGATCCACGGCGGCGATACCAGAGCCATTGGCTAGATGCGAGGCCGGAGCACTCTCCTTGCCGGCCGCCTTGATCTCCGTGATCAGCTTCTCCTTGAGATCCTCGGGCGGACTACCCAGCGAACTGCAGGAGTCGGTTGAGGGCTCCCTCTTTCTTAGGGACACGCCAAATCTGGAGCTGGCCTCCTCCACACTGGGCGCAGTGTTGCTCACATCATTGTGGCTGCTGTCGTTGTTGTTTGTGCCGTTTCCATTGCTGACATTGCCATTGTTCGGGAGCTGGGCATGCAGATGCTGCTGGATGGCCTGCACAGCGCTCTCTGGCGCcggaggtggaggtggtggtgcACCCTCGAATTCCTCGGGGGGCGGAGGCAGGTCCAGCGGTGGCGGCGGGAACTCCAGATTGGCAAGAGCCGGCTGGGCGCCAACAGAACCCACTCCACAGCCACTCCGCTTGGGTGAACTGCTGGAGTTACCCGCCCGGAAGGAGGAGAATGTCATCATGGTGCCTTCGGTGGTGGTGCGATGGCGCTGCAGCTTGTTCAGACTGGCCGCCGCATTGTTCTGCATGGTCACTCCGCCCGAGGAGTTGCTCCTTATCATTTGCTGTGGCGCAATGGGGCTGGTCTTGGGATTGATCCGGGCCCCCGGTGGTGTGGCATGTCCGTTGGCTGGCGGCGGAACAGGAGCAGTGGCTggcggaggagcaggagcggcCTCGCCACTGTCCTCCAGACTGTCCAGATAGGCACCGATCCTGGCCACCTTGGGCAGCGTGCCGTAGCGGTTCACCACCCGCTTGACATTCATCACCTCCAGTGCGCCCACGGTGATGGGATGAGCGCTGGTCACCACTCCGTTGTTGCCATGATGCGCTTGATTTGCTGGCGGTGGTGGAGCACTGGTTTGCGGATGCTGCTGCGAGCGCTTGCTTTGGCGGGTCTCCAGACCCCGGTTGCCCATCACTGGCGTCCCAGTCGGACGCTTGAAGGAGCTGTGCTGCTGCGATGATCGAGGAGCAAtacctcctccgccgccgtgGAGAGAATGCTGCATCTTGTTGGTGGCAGGAGCGGCGATCACTTGGCTCAAACTCTGCTCTAGACTATCGCCCGTGGCATCTGTGTCCGGATCGGCTGCAGGATCCGTTTCCGAGTCATAACGCTGTGTCAAACTGTTGATGTCACGTGCGAGTCCTGGTAAATCAGTCagaaagaaacagaaaaacaagGCTTCATTTGAGTTTCATTTTGTAATGGTTAGTTGAATGCTTCGTGCCGGGTGCTTGATGCTGGGTGATGGTATTTATCAGTGATGGGAAATCCTATTAAATCTTGAAATTATTCTTTCCATTCTCGGTTTGGTTAAATAAAGATTGAAAGAAATGGAAGCCTAGTACTTCCCATCACTGATTGTTAGACATGAGTTAGTCCTGACCAGAGTCTTGtggtgtgtatgtgtgcgttGATGTTTGTCGAGCGGGTGAAACTAAAAAACAccaatattcaaatttaacgAAAAACAATGAGAGTTAAATGTCTATTACAACCTTGAAAGGATTTGTAGTTTTAgtttagacaaaaaaaaaaacacatttttgtaaatagcAAAATATTAGCCACCAAACGGCGaatatatatagaatatacaaatataaataaacaaggataaaaaacattataaatcaCTTTCAAGGACATAAAACAATTggacaacaaaatattaataaaatatgaatgaTTGATATAACAGACAGGTTAATAATAACAGGCAccaaaataagtaaacaaatagGAAAGCAAGATtgttagaaatattttttgtgaatAGTGTTAATGATAAGACAGGTAACAGAAATAAAGATATAACATTAGGAAATCATCGACGAGAAATCaacttttaaacttaaattaccAATGCGAAATGGAAACTTAAAGGTATCCCGCATTGAACAACCAATAAATACAGAAACTAAAGCCAATACAAACGAACcattaataattaaacataaatacgAAACACGAAACAAATAATACAGAAACCGAAGATAAAAGTAAAACGTTTTTGAATTGGAGTTTTTCGCTGTGTGCTCCGTTGACAAAATACCTCGAAATAGGATGTCGTAAAGAAAGCTACTGCAGGAGGACGATTTCTTAATGGAAtactgttgttgtttctgttgttgttgttgttgttgatgttgttgatgttgttgctgtacTGGCAGTGGTACGGATTGTTGCTGTACgaactgttgttgttgttgttgttgttgttgtgtacGTATTtggtgtgtgtggtgtgttgGAATTTGGGTCTTGAAATTTCTAGATAGGGTCTGGCTGAAACTATTGGCAGTTTTGAATTTGTGTATACCATTCGTGGGGAGGTCATCGATGAAATTGCCTCGTGCATTGGTAGGATCCTCCTCGCGATAAGTGGAGTCCCGACTGCTCGAGAGCAGGCTAAGTAAATGAGAGAAGGAGTGGTGTTACTTTTGCTATCAACATGAAAGCGGATAATAGTAGtccttaaatttaatatattgcctgaaatatataaatatattctttaataaaaaaatactttacaCCTAACATTGTAGTACGGGCTTTAATCATGAATAAAAAACAGTTAAATGAAAcagttttatttcaaaagcAGTTGTCagtattttgaattaattaaattcacatattcatatttatattttaaaggcagTAATCAATAGTTTTGATAAAGAAGAGGCACTTTATATTGTAAACTACTAGTTTCTTACTAAAAGAACTGCTAAACCAAATTCatgttaagtttttgtttgccccatttattttttcctggGGCCATATTTTTGACAATTCTTCAGTTAATACTGCTTTTGCTTCTACTAAACCTCCGCATTGTTCTGGACGAGATGGCTTACCTGGTTCGCTTTGGTGGTGCTGGGGCCTGTTTGCCCTGCTTGTTGGTGGTGCGACGCATCTGGACATTGCCCTTGCCCTGGCTGGAGAAGGTGCTCAGCTTGGTGGAACTGGAGCCGGTTTCTGAAAGTATATGGCAGGGTTAGACTGGGATTAACCTCAAACAAGAAGGGTCAAGCTCACCTGACATGGGCGTGCTGGCCGGCTGCTGGTGCGGATCGTTGTGGTGGGCGTTCGGCGTGAGGGACTGACCGCCAGGCAGACCCTTCTTCACCATCTGCGGTGTGAGGCTGAGCGAGGCGGTGGCCGAGGATGAGGAAGCGCAGCCGCTGGCCGCCGTCGTTGTTGTGGCTCCTCCGCCGGTGGCCACGCCCGATGTGCTCGGAGCGGAGCTGCTCGCGCTGGTGGCGTTGGCGTTCAGCTGCTTCTCGACCGCTTCGGTGATGGACGATTCCTGCGGAGGAGCGGAGAAGGAGAGATGGGCACCATGTGGCTCATTATTGCTATCACTACTTGCTGCACCCTCGATCTCGAGCGATCAGAGCGCGTCGACGAGGTGGTGGCGGTGCCTGTGGCTATGACTATGACTACTCCTATTCCTATGGCTATtgctatggctatggctatggaCATGGCTGTGGATGCTGCCGCTGTTCTGCTGCAgttcgtcgtcgtcgtcgccgtcGTAGTCACTCGCCTCCTCGCCAGCATCGTCGTGATCATCGTTATCATCGTCATATTCATCGTCCCACACCTCGACGTCACCCACCTGAAACATGTGCTCCAGCGCATGGTGTATGCTCTTGAACGTGGGCCGGTCGGCGGCATCCCACTGCCAGCACTGGCGCATCAGGTCGTAGACCTCCGGCGGACAGCCGGGGGGCCGCTCCATGCGATAGCCCTTCTCCAGCTTGTGGTACACGTCGGTCAGGTCGATGCCCGGATACGGCGACATCCCGTACGTGGCGATCTCCCACAGCAGCACCCCGAAGGCCCACACGTCCGACTTGGTGCTGAACTTGTTGTACGCCAGTCCCTCCGGAGCGGTCCACTTGATCGGGAACTTGGCCCCCGCATGCGCCGTATACGTGTCGTCCCGCATCAGGCGCGCCAGCCCGAAGTCCGCCACCTTGACAAGCTTATTGTCGCCCACCAGGCAGTTGCGGGCGGCCAGATCGCGGTGGATGTAGTTGCGCGACTCCAGGTAGCTCATTCCCGATGCTATTTGCGTGGCCATGTAGAGCAGCGCCACCGCATCGAGCGTCTCGCGGCCGGCGGAGCGAAGGAAGTCCAGCAGATTGCCGTGCGACATGAACTCGGTGATGATGTAGAACGGCGGTTCCCGTGTGCAAACACCTAAAAAGGGGATTCAATTCGAATCAGTCTACCATTCAACAGATACGTAGCTACGGATGAGTCTCTCATTTATCATTAAAACCTACCTATGAGCTGCACCAGATTGGGGTGCTTCATCTCCTTCATTATGGCCGCCTCCTCGAGGAAGTCCTTCAGCGCCATGGTGTCCTCCTTGAGCGTCTTAACAGCCACCGTATTGCCGTACCGCTTCCAGACAGCCTCGTACACCTCGCCGTACTGCCCGCCGCCCAGTTTGTGCTTCATCATGATGTCCGTCCGGCAAATCTCCCATTCATCCGGCTCGGGACTCAGCGGGAAGACTGTGGGCTTGTTCTGCTTGGGCGCCGGATACAGGAGCGGTGTAATTAGGCCATGGCCCTCGTGGGGCACGCTATGATGATGCACCAGCTCCGCCAGAGTGTTGAACTTGGCCTCCTGGGTGACGAAGACCTTGCCATCGGGATCCTCCGATATGCGATAGTGATAGACGCGACCCTCATATCTGTTTGGAAAGGCGACAAGGAAATTAATAAGGAAACTCAATTCAAAAAACCGAGAACAGAATGTCTCACCTGAGACTGATGCTCCTCTGACCCGGTGAGCTCTCGCTTTCGCGAACCAGGAAGCTTCCGTTGATTCCGGAACTCAGCAGATACTCGGCGGCATTGCGCGAGATGGGGCCGTGATACCAGGAGTGCTTCTCCAGCGAATTGAGCGGCGTCACATAGTTGGAGGGCACCCATCCCACGTTTCCGGAGTCCGAATGCGCCTCGCACCACTCCCCCGATTTGTTGTAGCTCAGGATGCGCACCTGTTCGCCCTTCTTCAGACTGAGCTGGTTTTCGCCGCCGGCCTGGAAATCATACAGGGCCACAAACAGCTGCGGATCATCCTCCTCGGGTCCGGGGGCCAGTAGGTTCTCCTTGGAGGTCCACCGGTGTGCGGACTCAAACACTGATGTGGTCGAACTGTGACCGCCGCCCAGCGAGGAGCCCTGCAGTCCCAGTCCGCCGGAAtcctgctgatgctgctgcagctccgCCGCATCCGCCAAAAGCGAGGCCGCCGTGCTGCCGGCCGGAATGTGAGGTAATGGACGCGACTGCAGCAGGGCTTCTGCAAGGGAAAGTTAAAGAAGGCAACCAAAATAAGTAAGTGATTtagttgatttaatttaaatatttcgttttttaaaagGTATTAGCTATCGAAATTTGGCAGTTTGCCGATTGATCAAAAGGAGGTATCGCTTATATATTTCCGttaatcttttaaatacaCATAACATCTTAACACAAAAATTCCTAGCCCATAATATTcctatttcaaataatttcttCCTATTAATTTTTAgggattattttaattttttcaaaagtctATAATTATGTTATCTGAAATTATCGTTttgaataatgtttttttcggTGCAGTAAGAAAATACAATGCAGGTAAACCCGTTTCTCTTTCAAGGAATGCGGGCAATTTGTGGAGCAAGTGCTGGCCAGCGGGGAAATCGGGCAGCAACCTTCTCTTTTCCATTGAGGGAATGGAATAAATTATGCATTAAGCGGAATAAAATTACACAAATCGCTGTCTGCCAGCGGTGGACCAGGAGTCCCTCAACGAACCATTTTATTGTGGGAAGTTCTAACTGATTGTCGGTCGGTTGGATTGTCCCCTCGTCCCGTTCTTTCTTTCCGCCTCCCACACTCTGTGCCAAACTGGGTATCCATAGCTGTTGTGCTCCCTATGTATAAAAGTGAGTCTATGGAATGCATTTTAGcagtgaaaaagttttttgataGACATTCACGTTTTATTTAATGCACAGGAATTTAAAGTAGGTCTAATATCTAAATAAAAGTAGATcgataaatcattttttaaattttctacaAGAAGCTtagcttaaaaaatgttaaatataaattgtaaaattaaagaTAAGAAAAGGTATCTAAAAGTCTACCAGCTAGTCGCATTTCCATTTTCTGCACAAAGTTGTTCTTTAGACTCTTGCAATCCACTTTAAGCTGAAGTTTTGCTTGATAGATTGTGCAAACTTGTCAGATCTAAACCTGTCCAAATCAAGCATCTATAGTAGGGTACTCTTTGAAATAAAACCAGACTTTCGCTTTAATGtcccattttaataattgtacaacattttacattttctcccatttttttttttttttttgtgtgcgaGCTTTGTTTGACCAAAGCAAACACTTCCGCTGCATAAATATTCTCCTCTTTCATGGACACAATTGTGCATAAATTTGGGTGAAGTGGAAGTCATTCAGAGACCGGGAATCTTCGGTTTGCGGTCGGTGTGCTAAGCAGTCATAAACCGATCCGAATCATATTGTAACGCATTTGAGAAGGGTTCCCCATCACACactgttttaatttatgcgcGCGAGACAGGAAATATTAATGGCGAATAATAGGTGTGGAGTGGGTTTGGGgaatgaaagggaatataggGAATATAGGGACAGATTAGAGCGGAAATGTACAGCTCTTCAATGGTGGTCTGCCTGCCTGTCTAAATCCCCCAACTGAAGATTAGCCGATGACAATATACACCCACTTGATATGCAAGTTCGTTTATCCAATTTTAGAGTTTGCTTTTGAAAGCAAGTGACTCACGATGGGAATTCTGTTACTGGGGAGAGGGCCGAGAATACTTTGTTATTGAATCAGTTATTTTGAGGGGTAATCAAGGAAGTCTGACCATGTTGAGTCAGCTATTGATGTTGCATAAAGCTTAATTATCATCATTATCGTTAAATTGCTGTTAAACTAGCTTATCATTAAGTGCATGTAACAAGCTAAACTTGATGATCTTagcctcttttttttttatgcagataaatttatttatttctagcactttagaaacattttttggtatttttgttcttaagaataatataaatttgttatagTTTCTGTTTACTCATTAAAAAGTTCAGTCATTAGTTTTCAACGGATTAAAAAACTCCCAGTAAAAAAAGAATAGTCACTTTGTTTagattagttaaaaaaaaattccgaTTCAAACTACATTAAAAAGAATTCAGATTTGTTTCATGTTATGACTACATAAgaataaaacaacatttttaattctattttaGCTATGACTCCATGGTTTCCCACTGATACTTTACAAGCAAAGTTTTTTCTCATGACTACATGTAAACAAAACTCTCGAAATAATCATGCAGCATATAATGGAAAATAAGCCAATCATCTTATGGGAATCTTTAATTATTATGAATGACATTACTTATGCGGACATTTACTTCggtattttggttttttgttgatttgtaaagaattttgtgtttgttaCCTAAGTTCATGTGATATTTGCCTGGATGGCCGCGAAAAGAGCTGTGCTTGGTACCTGGAGAAACGAAAGAAACAGAGAGATTTTGTGTGAGAGACGGATTGTCAGCCGATTGGACATTTATCTATAGATAGAGCAGGCAGTTTTTGATGTTATCATCTAATTACGATGGGCGGCAAATGCGATGTTCTACAATGGCGTTCCGATGAGGTTCCAAAAACAAAGTGGTTacaaacagaacaaaaaagaaaactaaattaaatacaattatctTAGTCATAACTCTAGGTAagtaatataacaaaaaaaatacgtgTACAGCGATCTATATACAGTTAGCGGATGGATGACATCAAAAGCGAAGAGGCATTAGAGAATTAGAGGGTCTTGCCATCGCTGAAAGGCCAATTAGCTACCCGGCCAGAACAAGAAGAAGagtaataacaacaacagcagccagATGATTGCTTCAGTAAGTGCTGTAATTTCTCAGCCAAGTGAAAAGTACCTCAGTAACTCTGGAAAACCTAACATGTGAGTTGGTGTACACTTAAAGTAAAAATCATATTCATCAACGAAGTTTTGacttcaaaaattttaatttaatttaaaataaaaattctttctttgtatttataaatgttttgtttaaactttaacctaaaataaagtattccgattttaaaacaaacattttacaaattatttatatttatttgaagatTTTGGTTGAGTGTGACACGCCCCCTAGACATTTGACAAAAAAGGGGAGTGTGGAGAAAAGAACAGAAAGATATATGCCCCATTCAGGGAGCTTAAGCTGCTGCTGAAGCGGAATGGGTCCAATGAACTTTAAAGTCACAAAAATTCTTCACATGTCGGAAGAGAAAGAGGCGGGGATATAGATGAAGATAGAGATGGCTATACAGACATTTCTCAAGCCATGCAAATCCGCCATCTCAGCGAATGCTTATGCAGGTTATTAGCGTGAATTTGGAGCATCTCGAGCTGAGGGCTGATTACAAGTGAAATGATGCGCGGTACCGCTTCTACACCCACTGATCCCACCCAGAACCACCCAATTACCCATGTCCCACCCGCAACTACTCAAAGACATAACGGTAAGTGTGTTGAGTAAGCACAGATTGAAATCAGTCGCCTCAGCAGCTAAAATCCCCTCAAAAACCATGAAACGATACACAATAGATACAGTGATCCCTGAAAAAACtagaactttttatttattttatacattttagaaattcaatcaaaaaaatatttaatgctatttttaaagtatattaaaatagttgGTTTGGTCGATTTTGGGTGAAGCTTCAAATGTTtgataacaaattttatagtaatttatttatgtttataagaGCTGATGAGGAATAATGTGCACAGTAAATTTCAAGACATCTAAACGAACTATACATTTAACTATATATAGCCTGCATCAAGCTTTGAAAAGCTTTTCATTACAGCCTTGGCTATAGCAGTTACTCATTGCGAATTGTCTCTTGAGATTTCTTCGGTATCCGTCCTTTGTTTGATGGCCTGTCCTTCGCCGGCAAGCACTAAACTTGATGTGTCTGTCATTTATTATCTATAGATATAATGCTTCTGTTtcgttctttattttttttttgttggttttcctGTCAAATCGAGCTTCAATGTGTGATTTATTGTAATGCATTTTCAACTGCTCATTCATTATTTCATTCTGTCACCCATTCAAACAGTCCATTCATGCACTTGTTCTGTGGGTTCGATTTTTGTGGCTCTTTCTGGTTTGCTCGTTTGTAGCTCATTGCATTTTAGCACGTTTCGCTTTAGTTGTAAGTTGTTTTTTACTCTGTTTAAGCTTTGTTTTTTCTAcgtatttttgtgttttcagcTCAAGGGCTTTTGTGTCTTAACCTGGCAGGGATTTTCAGTTGGCCTCGGTCTCGTCTCCTCTTTCTAtcacccttttactctacttGTCGGATTTCATTCACATTTTGCCTTTGGCCTCTTGGCCAGACATCCAGACGtaaattatatatgtacagTAACTACATATATAGGgggcagggggcgtggccagtcAACAGTAATAAACTTTTACGgtgtaaatttaattagtcATTTCTCTGGCTTCCGATGCAACGTCGTGGAATAGGGGTAAATAGGAGAAATTTAAAGgggtttgatttaattttttttgcctgaCGAGaacttttcaattaaaaactttaacagCAAAATCAAACACACTTAggaaaaaataactttaacaATGGCTTTGTACAGATTGTTGctctcttaaataatttaaatccaTTTCAGATTTTGCAGCTGAGTAAGATCTTTTTTATCATACAAAGAAATTAACCTTACGTATTTATTGAAAGACATATTAATAGGCTTCCAAATGCTTAGCACATAaagtaaattcatttttttctctgcattTTCTTGGCTTTTTATGGCTTAATGATAACTTTTGAAGCGGAACTTTTGAACGGAACTTGAGATCATTAAGCTGGCAGACCCGATTAGAGCAGCAAATACGCCCCGAAGGGAAATGGAAACCGAAGCTAGTTAGGGAAACATGAAGAAATTAACCTAAAAACCCAAAGTGTTCCCTGCCCAACTTTCGAGAACAGCATATGGTTATCTGGGAGTTAAAGTTTCCCGTgtaatttcccttttttgaaATGAGAAAAACGCAACTGGTAACTGACAGGGCAAACAAGAAGTTGTAGGAAATGCAGGAAAAAATGtgaaagaatttaatttgttttttttttttttgagcaccCCCAGGGTTGAGATCAAGTTCCTCCCCTTCCATCCAAGTGCGAAAAAATGTTGTGCGAAAAAACTACAAGCAGCGAAAGAGATGGCGAGTGGCTAAAGTGAAATAGATGCAAGAACAAAAGGAAAGTTATGTAAAGGCAAACAGCCAGAGGGTCCAAGGATCTGAGGGTGTCGGGGGGTGCAGAGGTGGCCAGGACTTGGCCCTGCTCCTGGCAAAGGGAACGaagaaaaataatgttaaatataaaatccaCCCTTGGCTGACAAAGGCAACTCTCCCAGCACGCACCCCACGACTTCCCCCTTTAGCCACTGGCAAATTTTACCACTTTTCTAAGGATTCCGTACTCAAGGCTCACTACGCCGCATTATACTGGATCCATGGGGAAAGGTCCTATGTCGAGGTGTGCATACAACCTAATGCGACATGTGACGCAGCACTCGATCTCCtttacactttaaaaatacaaaattttttggaaatttaaacTGCAATTGAAGTGCACACTTGACAGTTATCAATCAATAATTAAgtatagattttttaaaagtgtctttAAAATGTGATTTATGTTGAAGTAGCATTATTAAGTTTCACTTATTGATTAATGCAAagtactatttttaaaattctgtgtatataaaactaaaaattagcGATTCGGTTGTACAGTAATATAATGCCTTTTAATCTCcaactaaatttatttggtACTCTTTAATAAACAGTTacttaaaaaagtaatttttctgagtgcaaCCTCAATTCCCTCAGGCCTTTATATGCCAGTAACTTGATGGAAATCATGTGAGTgcaataaatacatattaaagTGAGACAGACGGGCCGAAAAAAGGTGggacaaaaatcaataatgaAAAACCTTTTCCGCCACAACCGAGCGACGAGTGCCATCCATAAAATCGCATCATCGCCAGCAAATTAATTGAATGCCAGCAGCCCGGCCACAAGAGGGCCAAAATGAAGGCCCAGGGAGAAGTGGAGATAATAAAAGGATAAGGTGAAGGACAAACGCTGCGACAAACCACATAAAAGGGCGGATCCTGTACTTCAGGAAACGAGGCTTTGATTACCCTCTAAAAAGCTTTAGGAACATGtagatataataatttatttcttggttattCGCAAGTAGAGTAGTGACTGATGATAGGATTTGGCTCTGTTTTGTACTTAAAAgttctgaaaaaaataacacttaCATTTTCTATAAATTGAAGTAGTTGTTGAGAATTCGAAAAAGTCTACAATATGTTTCCATAAAAATTGACATTGAATATTTCCAGGGTATCCTCTGTGGGATTAACCTTTTGAC
Protein-coding regions in this window:
- the LOC128257739 gene encoding tyrosine-protein kinase Abl isoform X4; the encoded protein is MGAQQGKDRGAHSGGGSVAPVSCIGLSSSSSPVASVSPHCISSSSGTSSAPLGGGSTLRGSRIKSSSVGVASGVNAVGSGSGLSQRSGGHKDAARCNPTVGLNIFTEHNEALLQSRPLPHIPAGSTAASLLADAAELQQHQQDSGGLGLQGSSLGGGHSSTTSVFESAHRWTSKENLLAPGPEEDDPQLFVALYDFQAGGENQLSLKKGEQVRILSYNKSGEWCEAHSDSGNVGWVPSNYVTPLNSLEKHSWYHGPISRNAAEYLLSSGINGSFLVRESESSPGQRSISLRYEGRVYHYRISEDPDGKVFVTQEAKFNTLAELVHHHSVPHEGHGLITPLLYPAPKQNKPTVFPLSPEPDEWEICRTDIMMKHKLGGGQYGEVYEAVWKRYGNTVAVKTLKEDTMALKDFLEEAAIMKEMKHPNLVQLIGVCTREPPFYIITEFMSHGNLLDFLRSAGRETLDAVALLYMATQIASGMSYLESRNYIHRDLAARNCLVGDNKLVKVADFGLARLMRDDTYTAHAGAKFPIKWTAPEGLAYNKFSTKSDVWAFGVLLWEIATYGMSPYPGIDLTDVYHKLEKGYRMERPPGCPPEVYDLMRQCWQWDAADRPTFKSIHHALEHMFQESSITEAVEKQLNANATSASSSAPSTSGVATGGGATTTTAASGCASSSSATASLSLTPQMVKKGLPGGQSLTPNAHHNDPHQQPASTPMSETGSSSTKLSTFSSQGKGNVQMRRTTNKQGKQAPAPPKRTSLLSSSRDSTYREEDPTNARGNFIDDLPTNGLARDINSLTQRYDSETDPAADPDTDATGDSLEQSLSQVIAAPATNKMQHSLHGGGGGIAPRSSQQHSSFKRPTGTPVMGNRGLETRQSKRSQQHPQTSAPPPPANQAHHGNNGVVTSAHPITVGALEVMNVKRVVNRYGTLPKVARIGAYLDSLEDSGEAAPAPPPATAPVPPPANGHATPPGARINPKTSPIAPQQMIRSNSSGGVTMQNNAAASLNKLQRHRTTTEGTMMTFSSFRAGNSSSSPKRSGCGVGSVGAQPALANLEFPPPPLDLPPPPEEFEGAPPPPPPAPESAVQAIQQHLHAQLPNNGNVSNGNGTNNNDSSHNDVSNTAPSVEEASSRFGVSLRKREPSTDSCSSLGSPPEDLKEKLITEIKAAGKESAPASHLANGSGIAAVDPVSLLVTELAESMNLPKQPQQAPPQQQQQKLTNGNGSGSGSGSGSGSGFKAQLKKVEPKKMSPPMAKAEPASSIIDFKAHLRRVDKEKEPSTPAPAPAAPQLVTNNANTGTLNRKEDSSRKFTQAMQKTEIKIDVTNSNVEADTGAAGEGDLGKRRSTGSINSLKKLWEQQPPAPDYASSSILQQQPSVANGGGTPNAQLSPKYGMKSGAAIAGIGSTGALPAKPGNKPPPAAPPPPPPNCTNSNSSNTTSTSTSSRDCTSRQQAGSTIKTSHSTQLFTDDEEQSHQEGPGSGSGSVSGSGSGFGGQGPADMTQSLYEQKPQIQQKPAVPHKPTKLTIYATPIAKLAEPASSGSASSTQISRESILELVGLLEGSLKHPVNAIAGSQWLQLSDKLNILHNSCVIFAENGAMPPHSKFQFRELVTRVEAQSQHLRSAGSKNVQDNERLVAEVGQSLRQISNALNR
- the LOC128257739 gene encoding tyrosine-protein kinase Abl isoform X2, translating into MGAQQGKDRGAHSGGGSVAPVSCIGLSSSSSPVASVSPHCISSSSGTSSAPLGGGSTLRGSRIKSSSVGVASGVNAVGSGSGLSQRSGGHKDAARCNPTVGLNIFTEHNEALLQSRPLPHIPAGSTAASLLADAAELQQHQQDSGGLGLQGSSLGGGHSSTTSVFESAHRWTSKENLLAPGPEEDDPQLFVALYDFQAGGENQLSLKKGEQVRILSYNKSGEWCEAHSDSGNVGWVPSNYVTPLNSLEKHSWYHGPISRNAAEYLLSSGINGSFLVRESESSPGQRSISLRYEGRVYHYRISEDPDGKVFVTQEAKFNTLAELVHHHSVPHEGHGLITPLLYPAPKQNKPTVFPLSPEPDEWEICRTDIMMKHKLGGGQYGEVYEAVWKRYGNTVAVKTLKEDTMALKDFLEEAAIMKEMKHPNLVQLIGVCTREPPFYIITEFMSHGNLLDFLRSAGRETLDAVALLYMATQIASGMSYLESRNYIHRDLAARNCLVGDNKLVKVADFGLARLMRDDTYTAHAGAKFPIKWTAPEGLAYNKFSTKSDVWAFGVLLWEIATYGMSPYPGIDLTDVYHKLEKGYRMERPPGCPPEVYDLMRQCWQWDAADRPTFKSIHHALEHMFQESSITEAVEKQLNANATSASSSAPSTSGVATGGGATTTTAASGCASSSSATASLSLTPQMVKKGLPGGQSLTPNAHHNDPHQQPASTPMSETGSSSTKLSTFSSQGKGNVQMRRTTNKQGKQAPAPPKRTSLLSSSRDSTYREEDPTNARGNFIDDLPTNGIHKFKTANSFSQTLSRNFKTQIPTHHTHQIRTQQQQQQQQQFVQQQSVPLPVQQQHQQHQQQQQQQKQQQYSIKKSSSCSSFLYDILFRGLARDINSLTQRYDSETDPAADPDTDATGDSLEQSLSQVIAAPATNKMQHSLHGGGGGIAPRSSQQHSSFKRPTGTPVMGNRGLETRQSKRSQQHPQTSAPPPPANQAHHGNNGVVTSAHPITVGALEVMNVKRVVNRYGTLPKVARIGAYLDSLEDSGEAAPAPPPATAPVPPPANGHATPPGARINPKTSPIAPQQMIRSNSSGGVTMQNNAAASLNKLQRHRTTTEGTMMTFSSFRAGNSSSSPKRSGCGVGSVGAQPALANLEFPPPPLDLPPPPEEFEGAPPPPPPAPESAVQAIQQHLHAQLPNNGNVSNGNGTNNNDSSHNDVSNTAPSVEEASSRFGVSLRKREPSTDSCSSLGSPPEDLKEKLITEIKAAGKESAPASHLANGSGIAAVDPVSLLVTELAESMNLPKQPQQAPPQQQQQKLTNGNGSGSGSGSGSGSGFKAQLKKVEPKKMSPPMAKAEPASSIIDFKAHLRRVDKEKEPSTPAPAPAAPQLVTNNANTGTLNRKEDSSRKFTQAMQKTEIKIDVTNSNVEADTGAAGEGDLGKRRSTGSINSLKKLWEQQPPAPDYASSSILQQQPSVANGGGTPNAQLSPKYGMKSGAAIAGIGSTGALPAKPGNKPPPAAPPPPPPNCTNSNSSNTTSTSTSSRDCTSRQQAGSTIKTSHSTQLFTDDEEQSHQEGPGSGSGSVSGSGSGFGGQGPADMTQSLYEQKPQIQQKPAVPHKPTKLTIYATPIAKLAEPASSGSASSTQISRESILELVGLLEGSLKHPVNAIAGSQWLQLSDKLNILHNSCVIFAENGAMPPHSKFQFRELVTRVEAQSQHLRSAGSKNVQDNERLVAEVGQSLRQISNALNR